In the Anaerolineae bacterium genome, GGGTGATCGGCTGGCCGTTGACCAGGGCCGCCAGCGTTTCCGTAGACTCTGGCGTTGCAGTGGTAGTAATCTGCGCGGCTGCCGCATCAACGGGTGCAGCAGGAACATCCGGCGCAGGTGCCGCAGGTGCACCAGGAGCGCAACTGCTGATCACCATCATCGCCATGATAAGCAATAACCATCGTGAAGTTGTCTGAAACACAGAGCTTCCCTGATTAGCGCGTTACAGGCACAGAATCAGAACCGGCGCAGACAGCCAACAGCGACAGCCGCACTTTATTATGCTGGCATGGGAACACTGTGGCAAGTGAGACAAACGGCCTGCCGCGGCGTCACCGAAAATGAAGCGACCAGTCAAACCCGATCTCCGGGTCGTCGTAAGGGATGCGCTGCTCATCCGGTTCCGCTCGATTGTAGCTCTCGGTAGTATGGTAAAAGAGATAGACAGGGCGATCCCCCAGCACCTGATAGCCATGAGCGATTCCCGCCGGGATCAGAATCAGCATGGGGTTGTCCTCCCCCGCAAAGATCTGCTGGGTCACCCTGTAGGTGGGCGAGTCTGGCCGCCGGTCGTACAGCACGACGCGGGCCATACCCAGCGCCACGTACCACAAATCGTCCTGCTTCTGATGCCAGTGAAAGGCTTTGATCACACCGGGATAGCTCTTGGTAAAGCTGGTCTGGCCGAACCGGCGCAGCAATCCATCATCATCGCGCAGCACCTCGCGGAAGAAACCGCGATCATCGGAGAAGGTGACCAGTGGTTTAATCACTACGTCGTGAATTTTGCCTGGCACGTTCTACACCCCGTTCCATAACTACGCCTGGACATCTGTACTCGCCCCGGATTTATCCCGCAGGAGCGGCTTCCCACCGGGGACGCACAACGGCGAATTATAGCATATGCAACCCGCCGACAGGCTGGTAGATCAGCAGGCGTGGGGCGACAACACCTATCTGAGCTACCCCCCAGCCTCCCGGTCTCCGACCTCCTGACACCCGCCTCCCGCCTCTCGCTTCCGCTGGTACCGAATCACAGACAGGTATTGCCTGCGCCCCTGGCAGATGGCAGATTGCAAGATGTAGGTTAAGGCGAGTTGATGTATACTCTACCCCACAGTGACCAGCACATGAAAAAGCGACCCGGCTGCCCCGGTGGATTGCCACAGTTTTGCCTGTGAGGTGTGGCAGATCGCTCAACTGGTATGGGGAAGCGCGGTTCTGAGCACACACTTTCAAGGGAGACCCCGAATCATGAAGGTTTCGGTTCTTCAAGAAAACCTGGCCAAAGGCTTGAGCATTGTGGGACGCGCCGTGCCCACCCGCCCGACCATGCAGGTTCTGGGCAATGTGCTGCTGGAAACCGAAGAAGGCCGCCTGAAGCTCGCCGCAACCAATCTGGAACTGGGCATCACGGCCTGGATCGGGGCGCGGGTGGAAGAAGACGGCGCGATCACCGTGCCGGCTCGCACATTCATCGACCTGATCAACCAGCTCTCACCGGAGCGCGTGGACCTCGATCTGGATGTGCGCAACCTGACCCTCAAGGTGCACTGCGGTGCAACTAATAGCAACATCAAGGGCATTGATTCCAACGAATTCCCGCTAATCCCACAGGCTGGCGAGGCGCCCGGCATTGCCATCCCCGGCGCAGTACTACGCGAGATGATCTCGCAGACGGTATTCGCCGCCGCTACCGATGACAACCGCCCCATCCTGACCGGCGTATACACGCGCCTGACCTCCGACGGCATCGTCATGGCAGCGGCGGATGGCTACCGGCTCTCGGTGCGCACCGCACCGTTGGAGATTGGCACGCCCCGCACTACCGAACTGATCATTCCGGCGCGCACCCTGGCTGAACTGGGCCGGATCATCAGCGATGACGATGAAGAAGTCCTGATGAGCATCCCGCAGGGCCGCAACCAGGTCATCTTCCATCTCAAGAATGTGGATGTCGCCTCCACCCTGCTGGATGGTAAATTTCCGGACTACAACGCTATCATCCCCCGCAGCTTCACGACCAGCACCATTGCCTATACCGCCGACCTGCTGCGTGCCTGCAAACGGGCCGATATTTTTGCCCGTGATGTCAACAACAACGCCAAGGTAAGCGTCATCCCGGCGGAAACACCTTCCGCGCCGGGCATTGTCCGCCTGAGCGCCACTTCGACCGAACGCGGCAGCGCCGATGCTATCGTCGATGCAACTGTCGAAGGCGACAAACAGGAGATCAGCTTCAACGTCCGCTACCTGATCGATGTGCTCAATGTGATCCGCGAGGAACAGGTCGTGCTGCAGAGCAACGGCCCCACCGCCCCTGGCGTGATCAAGCCGGTTGGCCGCGATGACTTCATCCATGTCATCATGCCCATGAGCATCGGCCGCTAGCACATCCCGGATGGTAAGCCGTGGTGCCACCCGCTGGCTCCGGCTGGCAGGTGGCCTTTTTGTCCGGGCTGCCCGGTGGCTTCTGTGTGCGAGTAGCGCAAACTGATCGGCGGCAGATTACCGCTGGCCAGAACTGCATTTTCCGGCTTACGCCGGAAAAGAAAGTATCAATGCCCCCGGACGCACGTCGACATTGAAAGGCAGCATGCATGGCTGTACAGTTCTCTATCCTGGTCATCGCCACTGCCCTGACCGTGGCTGCTGGTTGGCTGGCCCGCCGCAGCGACCGGGACCCGGCATCCAGACCGGCCTTCCTGCTGGCCTGGGCGGCTCTGCTCTCCGGCTTTGTGAGCTACGCCCTGCTCACCTATTTGAGTCTGCTGGGTGTAGATACCGCCACAGCTCAGGAGATGGGTCTGGGTGCAGATGTCGCTTTGCGCGGGCTGGCAGGTGTCCTGCTGGCGGCAGGCAGTGCGATCTACCTGTGGCTGTTCGTCTGGGGGAGAGGACTGCGTCGGGTCATAGCCCGGCTGCTGCCTGCCCCCCGGGCAGAGCGCTGGGATGACACCACGCCCTGGCGCGAACAGAACCGCGGATTCGACCCCGATTCGATGGCGCATGCATTCGGGCTGGGAGCCGTCCAGTTGCTGTTCTTCCAGACCCTGACGGACTTCGTCATCGCTGGCGGACAGGCCGGTCTGGCTGCTGCCGGTCTGGATCAAACTGAGGTGATGCTGTCCTCGGCTTTCACAGCAATACTCTTACTCAGTGGGACACTGGCCGGCGTAGGATTGGGGCAGGATCGCGATTGGCGGCAGGTGCTCACCCGCCTCGGCCTGCGGCCCCCCACTGCCAATGAACTGATCGTCGGAGCAGGCATGGCCGTTGTGCTGCTGGCGTTCCAGTTTTGCGCTGGCGGGGTGTGGATGATGCTGGCGCCGCAGGACGTATTCGATCAACAAACGCAGCTCAGCCAGGCGATCGCCGGCAGCGTTGCCAGCCTCCCGGCCGCCTTTCTGGTCGCGCTCTTCTCGTCCGTTGGTGAGGAAATCGCCTTCCGCGGGGCGCTGCAACCAGTTGTCGGTCTATGGCCAACCGCGGCGCTGTTTGCCCTGACCCATGTGCAGTACCAGTTCACCCCCGCCCTGCTGATCATCCTGGCGGTGGGCGTTGTCCTCGGCTGGACACGCAAACACTACGGGACAGCAGCGGCCATCGCCACGCATTTCCTCTACAACTTCAGCCTGCTTGCCCTGGCGGTAGCAGCCAGCCAGCTGATCGGACAGTAACACAGCTTCACCAGAGCACCGGTATTGGTCAGGGCTGCTCCGCTTCAATCAGCTTCGATCACCTCGAAATCAGTCGTGATCTCCGCGGAGCCTGACACTGTTGCTGACACCGAGCAGTACTTGTGCTTGGAAAGATCGATGGCCTGCCGCACCGCTTCCGGGTCAAGGCCGCGTCCAACAAGCCGGTAGTGAACATGGATCTTGCGGAACGCCCAGGGCGGATCGCTGTCCTGCTCGCCGCTGACCAGGATGCGCAGATTGGTCAGCTTCTGCCGCTTCTTGCTCAGGATATTGACCACATCATAAGCTGTGCAACCGCCCAGTGCCACCAGCAACAACTCCGAGGGCTTCATCCCCACGCCGTCTTCCGGCCCGGTGCCGGAGAGCACCACGGAGTGCCTGGTGCTGTCAATGCCCACAAACTGCTGGTTTTGCAGCCAGATCACTTCGGCCTGCCCCATGTGAATCTATCCTCCTTCAGCGGTTGCCGATACATGCCTGCGCCGGAACAGCGACCGGGACAGGCGCAATAGACCGTTTCTTCAGATGTCCAGCAGGAATGCCGCGAAAAACCAGTGGGCGCCGCGTTACCACCCTGCCCCGGACTTTTGCAGGCGCTCCAGCACGGCCAGCAAGATTGGCCTGAGCGCTTCCAGCGCCCGCGCCCGATGGCTGATAGCGTTCTTTTCCATCGCCGATAGTTCGGCCAGATGGCGACCGTCCGGCAAAACAAAGACCGGATCGTAGCCAAATCCTCCGCTCCCCCGCGGATGACGCCCGATCGATCCCTCCAGCGTCCCCTGCGCGACATGCACCTCGCCATCCGGCAGCGCCAGTGCCACCACACAGACAAACCGCGCCGACCGCCGATCATCAGGAATGGCCGCCATGACGCTCAGGAGCTTACGGTAACGATCTTCATCCGTCGCCGCCGGGCCGGCATACCTGGCGGAATATACACCCGGCTGGCCATTCAGCGCGTCTACCTGCAACCCGGAATCATCAGCTAGCGTCGGTAAACCGGAGGCACGGGCAAATGCCAGCGCCTTGAGCCGCGCATTGGCCTCAAAGGTCAGGCCATCTTCCGCTACCTCAAGATGATCCAGGCCAACGTCCGCCGGTCCCACCCAGGTCACCGGGAGATTGGCCAGCAGGTCGTGGTACTCGCGTTGCTTGCCCGGATTCAGCGTTGCCACCAGCACAGTGATCACCGGACTCTCCTCTGCCCGCGGTACACCGATCAGGTCGCGCAGATATTGCCAGGAAGCTACAGCGAAAGCAAGAGTCGATCAGCAGTGCCCAATGGTTACAAAATCATTCCGAATCATGCTAAAATCAATAAAACCGCATTTATGATAGTGAACAGCACAATGTTTCGAAGGGGGAAGGAGCTGTGCTCCTGGAGGTCGCCTATGGCGAGCAAAACCTTCACAGTGCTGGCGGTGGATGACGAGGAAGAAGCGCTGACCCTGATCAGGCTGATGCTCCAGAACACGCCTTTTCGGATCATCACTGCCTGCAGCGGCCAGGAGGCGCTGAACATCGCCCAGAGCACACCCAATATCGACATTGTGCTGCTCGACATCATGATGCCGGACATTTCCGGTGTG is a window encoding:
- the dnaN gene encoding DNA polymerase III subunit beta, which gives rise to MKVSVLQENLAKGLSIVGRAVPTRPTMQVLGNVLLETEEGRLKLAATNLELGITAWIGARVEEDGAITVPARTFIDLINQLSPERVDLDLDVRNLTLKVHCGATNSNIKGIDSNEFPLIPQAGEAPGIAIPGAVLREMISQTVFAAATDDNRPILTGVYTRLTSDGIVMAAADGYRLSVRTAPLEIGTPRTTELIIPARTLAELGRIISDDDEEVLMSIPQGRNQVIFHLKNVDVASTLLDGKFPDYNAIIPRSFTTSTIAYTADLLRACKRADIFARDVNNNAKVSVIPAETPSAPGIVRLSATSTERGSADAIVDATVEGDKQEISFNVRYLIDVLNVIREEQVVLQSNGPTAPGVIKPVGRDDFIHVIMPMSIGR
- the rdgB gene encoding RdgB/HAM1 family non-canonical purine NTP pyrophosphatase — its product is MITVLVATLNPGKQREYHDLLANLPVTWVGPADVGLDHLEVAEDGLTFEANARLKALAFARASGLPTLADDSGLQVDALNGQPGVYSARYAGPAATDEDRYRKLLSVMAAIPDDRRSARFVCVVALALPDGEVHVAQGTLEGSIGRHPRGSGGFGYDPVFVLPDGRHLAELSAMEKNAISHRARALEALRPILLAVLERLQKSGAGW
- a CDS encoding CPBP family intramembrane metalloprotease, with protein sequence MAVQFSILVIATALTVAAGWLARRSDRDPASRPAFLLAWAALLSGFVSYALLTYLSLLGVDTATAQEMGLGADVALRGLAGVLLAAGSAIYLWLFVWGRGLRRVIARLLPAPRAERWDDTTPWREQNRGFDPDSMAHAFGLGAVQLLFFQTLTDFVIAGGQAGLAAAGLDQTEVMLSSAFTAILLLSGTLAGVGLGQDRDWRQVLTRLGLRPPTANELIVGAGMAVVLLAFQFCAGGVWMMLAPQDVFDQQTQLSQAIAGSVASLPAAFLVALFSSVGEEIAFRGALQPVVGLWPTAALFALTHVQYQFTPALLIILAVGVVLGWTRKHYGTAAAIATHFLYNFSLLALAVAASQLIGQ
- a CDS encoding dTDP-4-dehydrorhamnose 3,5-epimerase family protein — encoded protein: MHDVVIKPLVTFSDDRGFFREVLRDDDGLLRRFGQTSFTKSYPGVIKAFHWHQKQDDLWYVALGMARVVLYDRRPDSPTYRVTQQIFAGEDNPMLILIPAGIAHGYQVLGDRPVYLFYHTTESYNRAEPDEQRIPYDDPEIGFDWSLHFR
- a CDS encoding OsmC family protein, whose translation is MGQAEVIWLQNQQFVGIDSTRHSVVLSGTGPEDGVGMKPSELLLVALGGCTAYDVVNILSKKRQKLTNLRILVSGEQDSDPPWAFRKIHVHYRLVGRGLDPEAVRQAIDLSKHKYCSVSATVSGSAEITTDFEVIEAD